A region of Fusarium keratoplasticum isolate Fu6.1 chromosome 6, whole genome shotgun sequence DNA encodes the following proteins:
- a CDS encoding Zn(2)-C6 fungal-type domain-containing protein, translating into METDMERRPASSAAPQGGQRPPKTRTRITTACTRCQKRKIRCDALSPACSACQRAGVPCVGGGTSREFPRSYVNDLEARIRWLESIVQEHAPDVDLSAGPGRSPSTEGGNPSRDLQTTRQSQQAGDTQSPGKITDQLGLISLTSGTDLRFLGPSSGLFFTKFVLAGLGKRLHVDKESAPDTATDNLAIPSDLLVPQPKELPSDHKHARWLSQTYFNVVHLQFPFLHEPTYWEIIDKIYDDVEVGVAAEFQVFMVLAIGATILSRRTRVALSPEGYYASAMNLVAGAIKMPSVSCVQCILLLQMYTLNNPTSGLGLWTLHHHGLAIVIELGLHRNVPGSTFTPFEREIRRRIFWSTYTIDRLLSTLMGRPMGMVDEQCDLNYPLDVDDSQLKTEHPKPRQGDEPLTNMSSAIHLFKLARLNSEIKCVLYCADREYPPYTQPVITDTESWRDDFLSRLRQWRQDIPRHGEASPRHYLNLSCEIKYHELLMLVLRPNPRFHNPDKATLRECFSSAMACSELYHRLYMTNMLHYGWMSVHSLFLCVMVMFYCVCTPRGIADEADFDSLMRALKVSSDILSAMGEYWPEAKKSRDVLDRVSTATIRRFTQNLKATRNNSIAPDSQAPVNPSSLLASNHAADWNSIDLSSNSVPSLQFEDTNVVDVPFGLGYEALEQSFTSADILSHFFGSGADVMMGGAYDFEHARDRDADDSFGERLQDFGHPY; encoded by the exons ATGGAGACGGACATGGAGAGGAGACCTGCATCCTCAGCCGCGCCTCAAGGTGGCCAGAGACCACCAAAGACCCGAACGCGAATCACAACAGCCTGCACCAGGTGTCAGAAGCGGAAAATCCGT TGTGATGCCCTGTCCCCCGCATGCAGCGCTTGCCAGCGAGCAGGTGTGCCATGTGTAGGTGGAGGGACATCGAGAGAGTTCCCACGCAG CTATGTCAACGACCTAGAAGCTCGAATCAGGTGGTTGGAGTCCATCGTTCAGGAGCACGCCCCAGATGTCGACTTAAGCGCCGGGCCCGGTCGTTCACCTAGCACCGAAGGCGGCAATCCATCCAGAGATCTGCAGACCACGCGGCAGAGTCAGCAAGCCGGGGACACCCAATCTCCCGGCAAGATAACAGATCAACTTGGCCTCATATCCCTCACCAGCGGTACAGATCTTCGTTTCCTGGGCCCGTCTAGCGGCCTGTTCTTCACCAAGTTTGTCCTGGCTGGGCTTGGGAAGCGGCTCCATGTCGACAAGGAGTCTGCTCCAGACACGGCAACCGATAATCTGGCCATCCCTTCTGATCTCCTAGTTCCACAACCAAAAGAACTGCCCTCCGATCACAAGCATGCGAGGTGGCTATCCCAAACCTACTTCAATGTGGTTCATCTTCAGTTTCCGTTTCTACACGAGCCCACATATTGGGAAATCATTGACAAGATCTAcgacgatgtcgaggtgGGAGTGGCGGCAGAGTTCCAGGTCTTTATGGTCCTCGCAATAGGGGCAACCATACTCTCGCGCCGGACAAGAGTCGCGCTATCGCCTGAGGGCTACTATGCCTCGGCCATGAACCTTGTAGCTGGTgccatcaagatgccatcaGTGAGCTGTGTGCAATGCATCCTACTTCTCCAAATGTACACTCTTAACAACCCGACATCTGGCCTGGGTCTATGGACACTTCATCATCACGGACTTGCGATAGTAATCGAGCTTGGCCTTCATCGGAATGTCCCGGGGAGCACCTTTACCCCCTTTGAAAGAGAGATTCGCCGTCGGATCTTTTGGTCCACATACACGATTGACCGGCTGTTGAGCACTTTGATGGGACGTCCTATGGGTATGGTTGATGAGCAGTGCGACCTCAAT TACCCCTTAGACGTCGACGATAGCCAGCTCAAGACAGAGCACCCCAAACCCCGCCAAGGCGACGAACCACTAACCAACATGAGCAgtgccatccatctcttcaaaCTTGCGAGGCTCAACAGCGAGATCAAGTGCGTCCTGTACTGCGCCGACCGGGAATATCCCCCATACACACAGCCCGTAATCACTGATACTGAGAGCTGGAGAGACGACTTTTTGAGCCGGCTGCGACAATGGAGACAAGACATACCGCGGCATGGGGAAGCGAGTCCACGGCACTATCTCAACCTCTCGTGCGAAATCAAGTATCACGAGCTACTCATGCTCGTTCTCCGACCGAACCCGCGCTTCCACAATCCCGACAAGGCGACCCTTCGCGAGTGCTTCTCCAGCGCCATGGCCTGCAGCGAGCTCTACCACCGACTATACATGACCAACATGCTCCATTACGGTTGGATGAGCGTCCATTCACTCTTCTTGTGCGTCATGGTCATGTTTTACTGCGTCTGCACACCTCGAGGGATCGCCGATGAAGCAGATTTCGACTCGCTGATGAGGGCCTTGAAGGTGTCGTCAGACATTCTCAGCGCCATGGGAGAGTACTGGCCAGAGGCAAAGAAAAGCCGGGATGTGCTCGACCGTGTTTCAACAGCCACAATACGACGGTTCACTCAGAACTTGAAGGCGACACGAAACAACTCAATAGCCCCAGATTCACAGGCACCCGTGAACCCGTCGTCACTTCTCGCCTCCAACCACGCCGCTGATTGGAACAGCATCGACCTTTCCTCAAATAGTGTTCCCTCTCTCCAGTTTGAGGACACCAACGTGGTCGATGTTCCCTTTGGTCTTGGCTATGAGGCCCTGGAACAGTCCTTCACGTCTGCAGACATATTGTCTCATTTCTTTGGCTCCGGTGCGGATGTGATGATGGGAGGAGCTTATGACTTTGAACATGCTAGGGACAGAGACGCGGACGATTCATTTGGCGAGCGTCTGCAGGATTTTGGACATCCTTACTAG
- a CDS encoding Tautomerase-3 domain-containing protein, with protein sequence MTAGVESGLLLPRTGGDAAWLNENRPKFGQLAQAGDNYFVQLLDEMQDREDLVKALSVDPDMPLYTVSHAAPLSLGQKEALAEAITHLHAGRFKTPRWYINVIFTDASAQTVFVGGRRRLVNHITARVRSGPTRSRESFNELCSEINSAWHRIVHPELSASELPPRELELAAIFITSELVAGMKVGFPVPAAGTEIAWAKEHFESFKERAALGDEDFVDYVEELEKKPEFNAALRSD encoded by the exons ATGACTGCCGGAGTTGAGagcggcctccttctccctcgg ACTGGAGGCGATGCCGCTTGGTTGAATGAGAACAGGCCCAAGTTTGGGCAACTCGCCCAGGCAGGAGACAACTACTTTGTTCAACTCTTGGACGAGATGCAGGACAGAGAAGACTTGGTGAAAGCCCTCTCTG TAGACCCAGACATGCCTCTGTACACAGTCTCACACGCCGCGCCTCTAAGCCTGGGGCAGAAAGAGGCACTCGCAGAAGCCATCACTCATCTTCACGCAGGCAGATTCAAGACTCCTCGCTGGTACATAAACGTTATCTTCACAGACGCTTCTGCCCAAACAGTTTTTGTCGGTGGTCGCCGG CGTCTCGTGAATCACATAACCGCCCGCGTCCGGAGCGGTCCTACTCGAAGCCGCGAGTCATTTAATGAGCTCTGCAGCGAGATCAACTCTGCCTGGCACCGCATTGTACACCCCGAGCTCTCAGCCTCAGAACTCCCACCGAGGGAGCTCGAGCTGGCTGCCATTTTCATCACGAGCGAGCTCGTCGCGGGCATGAAGGTTGGGTTCCCAGTTCCGGCTGCGGGAACTGAGATTGCGTGGGCCAAGGAGCATTTTGAGTCTTTCAAGGAGAGGGCAGCGTTGGGTGACGAAGACTTTGTGGACTACGTCGAAGAGTTGGAAAAGAAGCCTGAGTTCAATGCGGCACTGAGAAGTGACTGA
- a CDS encoding PKS-ER domain-containing protein produces MSGLPSTYKAWVIPSAGAPLELRDVELKQPGSGEILVKVRACGVCFTDVAVQQGGMGDVFPRVPGHEIVGDVVAIGEGVDGFSLGQRVGGAWLGGHDNVCKSCRRGLFQSCSNAVYNGASRDGGYAEYVLLRSEAAVSVPEDMDPAEAAPLLCAGLTVFNAIRKAHIEQGNLMVVQGIGGLGHMAIQYARKMGYKVAVVSSSASKKDLALQLGAHAYIDTSSEDAVKKIRELGGAALILATASNSKSVSALTGAMQAGGKMVLVAAGGPVEFNTNDLIFGNSAIQGWLTGNAQDAEDSIDFAKHLDVKCMIERFPFEEAPEALERMTSGAVRFRGVLTFD; encoded by the exons ATGTCTGGTCTTCCAAGCACATACAAAGCCTGGGTCATCCCCTCCGCAGGCGCACCCCTTGAGCTTCGAGACGTCGAGCTAAAGCAGCCCGGCTCCGGAGAGATCCTTGTCAAGGTCCGCGCCTGTGGTGTGTGCTTCACCGATGTGGCTGTCCAACAGGGTGGAATGGGCGACGTGTTCCCCAGAGTCCCCGGTCACGAGATTGTTGGCGATGTCGTCGCCATTGGTGAgggagttgatggcttctctCTTGGCCAACGAGTCGGCGGTGCTTGGCTTGGAG GCCACGACAACGTCTGCAAGTCATGCCGCCGCGGTCTCTTCCAGTCCTGCAGCAACGCCGTCTACAATGGAGCCAGCAGAGATGGTGGCTACGCTGAATACGTCCTGCTTCGCTCCGAGGCAGCTGTTTCAGTTCCCGAAGACATGGACCCTGCCGAGGCAGCGCCGTTGCTCTGCGCAGGCCTGACTgtcttcaacgccatccgCAAGGCACACATCGAGCAAGGCAACCTCATGGTCGTTCAGGGTATCGGGGGCCTGGGCCACATGGCTATTCAGTACGCTCGAAAGATGGGTTACAAGGTCGCCGTCGTCAGCTCCAGCGCCTCCAAGAAGGACCTGGCGCTGCAGCTCGGTGCCCACGCATACATCGATACCAGCTCCGAGGACGCGGTCAAGAAGATCCGGGAGCTGGGAGGCGCAgctctcatcctcgccacTGCATCCAACAGCAAGTCTGTGTCTGCTCTCACGGGAGCTATGCAGGCTGGTGGAAAGAtggtcctcgtcgccgccggGGGGCCCGTCgagttcaacaccaacgatCTCATCTTTGGGAATTCGGCGATTCAAGGATGGCTCACTGGAAACGCACAGGATGCCGAGGATAGCATTGACTTTGCCAAACACCTTGACGTCAAGTGCATGATTGAGCGCTTCCCCTTTGAGGAGGCTCCAGAGGCATTGGAACGCATGACATCGGGCGCTGTTCGATTCCGCGGCGTGCTGACTTTCGACTAG